One Candidatus Krumholzibacteriia bacterium genomic region harbors:
- a CDS encoding RluA family pseudouridine synthase: protein MKHEFVVTAADAGRRLDRFVAVQLGRVPMSLVRRLLRTKKIRVDGKRGRADQQLSEGDRVVVHHTPRPSAGTEPPSSPARPYTGPPIEVLAEIDDLLFVAKPAGVACSDDGRDDHALAAWLREFLRDRIGSGEVRPEPCHRLDRHTTGVVVVALTAAAFDRFRRALEHDHVHKTYEVVVHGTPESARFDVDVPLARRRDARTHEPRMIDAGEETTIGGQRARTCFHLLRRSGGVSLLRAEPLTGRTHQIRAHCRIVGLPVVGDPRYGDPALDPDRNGQLLHARTIRLEDGEAPIEIHADWPQDRLRRLLGYGLIDASRA, encoded by the coding sequence GTGAAGCACGAGTTCGTGGTCACCGCCGCCGACGCCGGCCGACGCCTCGACCGCTTCGTCGCCGTGCAGTTGGGCCGCGTCCCGATGTCGCTGGTGCGCCGCCTGCTGCGCACGAAGAAGATCCGGGTCGACGGCAAGCGTGGTCGGGCGGACCAGCAACTCTCCGAAGGAGATCGTGTCGTCGTCCACCACACACCGCGCCCGTCGGCCGGCACGGAACCGCCGTCATCACCCGCGCGTCCCTACACCGGTCCGCCGATCGAGGTGCTCGCCGAGATCGACGACCTCCTCTTCGTCGCAAAACCCGCCGGAGTCGCCTGCAGCGACGACGGACGCGACGACCACGCACTCGCCGCCTGGTTACGGGAGTTCCTGCGCGATCGCATCGGGTCCGGCGAAGTCCGTCCGGAGCCCTGCCACCGTCTCGATCGGCACACGACGGGGGTCGTGGTCGTGGCGCTCACGGCGGCGGCCTTCGATCGATTCCGCCGCGCGCTCGAACACGATCACGTGCACAAGACCTACGAGGTCGTGGTCCACGGCACCCCCGAGTCCGCGCGCTTCGACGTCGACGTCCCGCTCGCGCGGCGCCGTGATGCCCGCACCCACGAACCCCGCATGATCGATGCCGGCGAGGAGACGACGATCGGCGGCCAGCGTGCACGCACCTGCTTCCACCTCTTGCGCCGGAGCGGCGGCGTGAGTCTGCTCCGAGCCGAACCTCTCACCGGGCGCACCCACCAGATCCGCGCCCACTGCCGGATCGTCGGCCTGCCCGTGGTGGGCGACCCTCGTTACGGAGATCCGGCGCTCGATCCGGACCGGAACGGCCAACTGCTCCACGCCCGCACGATCAGGCTGGAAGACGGAGAGGCGCCGATCGAGATCCACGCCGACTGGCCCCAGGATCGCCTACGGCGGCTCCTCGGCTACGGGCTGATCGACGCGAGCCGGGCCTAG
- a CDS encoding hotdog domain-containing protein — protein MDERPIELPEGRPAIRVMMMPRETNAHGTIFGGIILSYIDQAGAVGAVEAGAMRVVTVAMDKVEFHQPVYVGDLVSLFTEVERRGRTSLTMRVTVCAQRAKQPRDLVLVTEATVTYVNVDDAGTPAALEPPVS, from the coding sequence ATGGACGAACGACCGATCGAACTCCCCGAGGGCCGTCCCGCCATCCGCGTGATGATGATGCCGCGCGAGACGAATGCGCACGGCACCATCTTCGGCGGGATCATCCTTTCCTACATCGACCAGGCCGGCGCGGTGGGTGCCGTCGAAGCTGGTGCCATGCGCGTCGTCACCGTGGCCATGGACAAGGTCGAGTTCCATCAACCCGTCTACGTGGGTGACCTGGTGTCGCTGTTCACCGAGGTGGAACGACGAGGTCGGACCTCGCTCACCATGCGGGTGACCGTGTGCGCCCAACGGGCGAAGCAGCCCCGGGATCTGGTGCTGGTGACCGAGGCCACCGTCACCTACGTGAACGTCGACGACGCCGGGACGCCGGCGGCGCTCGAGCCTCCCGTGTCCTAG
- a CDS encoding thioredoxin domain-containing protein, with protein sequence MSTSGPSNRLAHEKSPYLLQHAHNPVDWYPWGDEALQRAKDEDRPIFLSIGYSTCHWCHVMERESFENEEIARLMNERFVCIKVDREERPDLDEIYMAAVQAMTGQGGWPLSAWLTPDLEPFYGGTYFPPDDRFGRPGFPRVLEALSEAWNEQREQALTQARKLTEALSGLGVPRAGGEIDGREVVDRTYESLRNSFEPRNGGWGNAPKFPRTDFGALCLRVFHRTGDERALDMVSTTLDAMARGGIFDHLGGGFARYSTDERWLVPHFEKMLYDNAQLAFHYVEAVQLTGREDWVAVARATFDYVLRDMTDERGGFHSAEDADSEGEEGRFYVWSMEQIEKLLDAEELDVFAAYYGVTAGGNWEGKNVLERATTIEHVAQQVGVDAGEAMARLDRARERLFRHRERRIRPGLDDKVLTAWNGLMVQALARGAVVLDEPRYAEAAARAADFLLNEMRTDGGLLRRWREGEAAIDAFAEDYAFLVRGLLELYQCDLEPRWIRAARELHDECFDVFGDPDGGALFNTRPDRADLIVRTKAGYDGSIPTANSVAAANALVLHELTGEARYREQAEGIVRTFSALLEEAPMAMVSLVLTIDALENERPTVVVAAADRDEARAWVHRARRGYHPDLVVAHAPAGDPPAGLDILEGRTAAEGAPPRAYVCRGFHCEAPTEDPADLAGAAGLQRNEGESSQGFA encoded by the coding sequence GTGAGCACCTCCGGACCGTCGAACCGCCTCGCGCACGAGAAGAGCCCCTACCTGCTGCAGCACGCCCACAATCCCGTGGACTGGTATCCGTGGGGCGACGAAGCCCTGCAGCGCGCGAAGGACGAGGACCGGCCGATCTTCCTGTCGATCGGCTATTCGACCTGCCACTGGTGCCACGTCATGGAGCGCGAGTCGTTCGAGAACGAGGAGATCGCACGGCTCATGAACGAGCGCTTCGTGTGCATCAAGGTCGACCGCGAGGAACGTCCGGATCTCGACGAAATCTACATGGCGGCGGTGCAGGCGATGACCGGACAGGGGGGCTGGCCCCTCAGTGCCTGGCTCACCCCCGACCTGGAGCCCTTCTACGGCGGGACCTACTTCCCGCCGGACGACCGTTTCGGTCGACCGGGATTCCCACGTGTGCTCGAGGCCCTGTCCGAAGCCTGGAACGAGCAGCGCGAGCAGGCGTTGACGCAGGCGCGGAAGCTGACCGAGGCCCTGTCCGGCCTGGGCGTCCCACGGGCCGGCGGTGAGATCGACGGTCGCGAAGTCGTCGACCGTACCTACGAATCGTTGCGGAACAGCTTCGAGCCGCGCAACGGTGGTTGGGGCAACGCCCCCAAGTTCCCGCGCACCGACTTCGGGGCCCTGTGTCTGCGCGTGTTCCACCGCACCGGCGACGAGCGCGCCCTGGACATGGTCTCGACCACGCTCGACGCCATGGCGCGCGGTGGGATCTTCGACCACCTCGGAGGCGGCTTCGCACGCTACTCCACCGACGAGCGTTGGCTGGTTCCGCACTTCGAGAAGATGCTCTACGACAACGCCCAGCTCGCCTTCCACTACGTCGAGGCCGTGCAGTTGACCGGTCGCGAGGATTGGGTCGCGGTCGCGCGTGCCACCTTCGACTACGTGCTGCGTGACATGACCGACGAGCGCGGTGGCTTCCACTCGGCCGAGGACGCCGACAGCGAGGGCGAGGAGGGCCGCTTCTACGTCTGGTCGATGGAGCAGATCGAGAAGCTGCTCGACGCCGAGGAACTGGACGTGTTCGCGGCCTACTACGGCGTGACCGCGGGCGGCAACTGGGAGGGGAAGAACGTCCTCGAACGCGCCACCACGATCGAACACGTGGCCCAACAGGTCGGGGTCGACGCCGGCGAGGCCATGGCGCGCCTCGACCGTGCGCGCGAGAGACTGTTCCGTCATCGTGAGCGCCGCATCCGGCCGGGTCTCGACGACAAGGTGCTCACCGCCTGGAACGGGTTGATGGTCCAGGCGCTGGCCCGCGGTGCGGTCGTGCTCGACGAACCGCGCTACGCCGAGGCCGCCGCGCGCGCCGCCGATTTCCTGTTGAACGAGATGCGCACCGATGGCGGTCTGTTGCGTCGCTGGCGCGAGGGCGAAGCTGCCATCGATGCCTTCGCCGAGGACTATGCCTTCCTCGTGCGCGGTCTCCTGGAACTCTACCAGTGCGATCTCGAGCCCCGCTGGATCCGGGCCGCGCGCGAACTCCACGACGAGTGCTTCGATGTCTTCGGTGACCCCGACGGCGGTGCGCTGTTCAATACGCGGCCCGATCGTGCCGATCTGATCGTCCGGACGAAGGCGGGATACGACGGCTCGATCCCCACCGCGAACTCGGTCGCCGCCGCCAACGCGCTGGTCCTGCACGAACTCACCGGTGAGGCCCGCTATCGGGAGCAGGCCGAGGGGATCGTGCGCACCTTCTCGGCCCTGCTCGAGGAGGCGCCCATGGCCATGGTGAGTCTGGTCCTGACCATCGACGCCCTCGAGAACGAACGCCCTACGGTGGTGGTCGCGGCCGCGGACCGCGACGAGGCCCGTGCGTGGGTCCACCGTGCGCGCCGGGGCTACCACCCCGATCTGGTGGTCGCGCACGCGCCGGCCGGCGATCCCCCGGCAGGTCTGGACATCCTCGAGGGCCGCACCGCGGCCGAGGGAGCTCCGCCGCGCGCCTACGTGTGCCGCGGCTTCCATTGCGAAGCGCCGACGGAGGATCCTGCCGATCTGGCGGGGGCAGCAGGTCTGCAAAGGAACGAGGGGGAATCGTCCCAGGGGTTCGCGTGA
- a CDS encoding aldehyde dehydrogenase family protein produces the protein MRDFLRELGLSGVNSGAYAADWLENPSGGELTSVSPVTGEPIAKVLQAGEKEYETIVQASQERFRLWRMTPAPKRGEVVRDIGEELRKYKRPLGQLVAWEMGKILSEGEGEVQEAIDIADFSVGLSRQLYGLTMHSERDRHRMYEQWHPLGPVGIITAFNFPVAVWAWNAMVAAACGDTMIWKPSSKTPLCAIAIQHICNRVMKEHGCEGVFSLAVGRGSVIGERMINDERLPLISATGSTKMGKRIGQVVGGRLGRSILELGGNNAVIVDETADLDLALRAVAFGAMGTTGQRCTSTRRLIIHESIAEKFTEKLVKAYQSVPIGDPLEAETLVGPMIDEGAIDDMMNAMARIEQEGGEVLCGGKRIDRKGCFVEPTVVKARNDMEIVQEETFAPILYVMEYSDTDEAIAMHNDVPQGLSSSLFTSNMYRSERFLSHEGSDCGIANVNIGTSGAEIGGAFGGEKETGGGRESGSDSWKAYMRRQTNTINWSPELPLAQGVSFDIED, from the coding sequence ATGCGGGACTTCCTACGTGAACTGGGACTTTCGGGTGTGAATTCTGGAGCCTACGCCGCCGACTGGCTCGAGAATCCGAGTGGAGGGGAGCTCACGAGCGTGTCCCCGGTGACCGGCGAGCCGATCGCCAAGGTGCTGCAGGCGGGGGAGAAGGAGTACGAGACCATCGTCCAGGCCTCGCAGGAACGATTCCGGCTCTGGCGCATGACACCGGCCCCGAAGCGCGGCGAGGTCGTCCGCGACATCGGCGAGGAACTCCGCAAGTACAAGCGGCCTCTCGGCCAGCTGGTCGCCTGGGAGATGGGCAAGATCCTGAGCGAGGGCGAGGGGGAGGTCCAGGAGGCCATCGACATCGCCGACTTCTCCGTGGGTCTGTCGCGACAGCTCTACGGCCTGACCATGCACAGCGAGCGCGATCGTCACCGCATGTACGAGCAATGGCATCCGCTCGGGCCGGTCGGCATCATCACCGCCTTCAACTTCCCGGTCGCCGTGTGGGCCTGGAACGCCATGGTCGCCGCCGCCTGTGGCGACACGATGATCTGGAAGCCCTCGTCGAAGACTCCCCTGTGCGCGATCGCAATCCAGCACATCTGCAACCGGGTGATGAAGGAACACGGTTGCGAGGGCGTGTTCTCGCTGGCCGTGGGCCGCGGTTCGGTCATCGGCGAGCGCATGATCAACGACGAACGCCTCCCGCTGATCAGCGCGACCGGGAGCACGAAGATGGGCAAGCGCATCGGCCAGGTCGTCGGCGGACGTCTCGGCCGCAGCATCCTCGAACTCGGCGGTAACAACGCGGTGATCGTCGACGAGACGGCGGACCTCGACCTCGCACTGCGTGCCGTCGCCTTCGGCGCCATGGGCACCACGGGACAGCGCTGCACGAGCACGCGCCGGCTGATCATCCACGAGAGCATCGCCGAGAAGTTCACCGAGAAGCTCGTCAAGGCCTACCAGAGCGTGCCCATCGGCGATCCGCTGGAGGCCGAGACGCTGGTCGGACCCATGATCGACGAAGGTGCGATCGACGACATGATGAACGCCATGGCTCGGATCGAGCAGGAGGGCGGCGAGGTCCTCTGCGGTGGCAAGCGGATCGACCGCAAGGGCTGTTTCGTGGAGCCCACGGTCGTGAAGGCCCGCAACGACATGGAGATCGTGCAGGAGGAGACCTTCGCCCCGATCCTCTACGTGATGGAGTACTCCGACACCGACGAAGCGATCGCCATGCACAACGACGTACCGCAGGGCCTGTCGTCGAGCCTGTTCACGAGCAACATGTACCGCTCCGAGCGATTCCTCAGCCACGAGGGCAGCGACTGCGGGATCGCGAACGTGAACATCGGCACCAGCGGTGCGGAGATCGGCGGTGCCTTCGGCGGGGAGAAGGAGACGGGCGGCGGCCGCGAGTCCGGGAGTGACTCGTGGAAGGCCTACATGCGCCGCCAGACCAACACCATCAACTGGAGCCCGGAGCTCCCGCTCGCCCAGGGCGTGAGCTTCGACATCGAGGACTGA